One region of Candidatus Bathyarchaeia archaeon genomic DNA includes:
- a CDS encoding MEDS domain-containing protein, with translation MEKEAVLDLVPQLKPTDHAIMFYEYPEDKYRVLFDYLKAGLDSQEAVAYVAGIDETPSQVRNLMQKRGIDADLCEKKGMLQIMSYKDWYLIGGEFNVQRTIALWARLLGDALADGFKGLRVAGDTTWFFKCDMKEKLLEYENSLHRVLDVPLIAICAYSLPVLMQQDQVQLVVDLIKAHNNVIFLGSQAGLVKAREISNL, from the coding sequence ATGGAGAAGGAAGCTGTGTTGGATTTGGTGCCGCAGTTGAAGCCCACGGATCATGCCATCATGTTCTATGAATATCCTGAGGACAAGTATCGTGTGCTTTTTGATTATTTGAAGGCTGGTTTGGATTCGCAGGAAGCTGTAGCCTACGTTGCCGGCATTGATGAGACGCCGAGCCAAGTCAGAAATCTTATGCAGAAGCGTGGAATTGATGCGGACCTGTGTGAGAAGAAGGGTATGTTGCAGATAATGAGTTACAAGGACTGGTACCTTATCGGTGGCGAGTTCAATGTGCAGAGGACGATTGCTCTTTGGGCTAGGCTTCTCGGCGATGCGTTAGCTGACGGCTTTAAGGGCTTGAGAGTGGCAGGTGACACTACATGGTTTTTCAAATGTGACATGAAAGAGAAGCTGTTGGAATATGAGAATTCATTGCACAGGGTTCTTGACGTGCCGTTGATTGCCATATGTGCTTACAGCTTGCCCGTTCTTATGCAGCAGGATCAGGTTCAACTTGTTGTTGACTTGATCAAGGCTCACAACAACGTCATATTCCTAGGGTCACAAGCAGGACTGGTTAAGGCGCGGGAAATCAGCAATCTTTGA
- a CDS encoding AsnC family transcriptional regulator, producing MKRPKDTDRRIISELIKNAKLSDRQISRKLGVSQPTVTRRRTLLEKQLIEGYTLVPKWDKFGYEIFAITLVKSKPSLSTKEQYEAVRKRGTEWLMKQPNVIMGGGCRGAGANSFMISLHKNYSEYDEFMYQYRREWGDAIDDVQPILVNLVGRELLKPLNLKYLAETT from the coding sequence ATGAAGAGACCAAAGGACACTGACCGCAGGATAATATCTGAGTTAATCAAGAACGCCAAGCTTAGCGACAGACAGATAAGCAGGAAGCTTGGGGTGTCGCAGCCCACTGTGACAAGGAGGAGAACTCTGTTAGAAAAACAGCTGATAGAGGGTTACACGCTTGTGCCAAAATGGGACAAATTCGGATACGAAATATTCGCCATAACACTTGTCAAGAGCAAACCTAGCCTCTCCACAAAGGAACAATATGAAGCAGTTCGTAAGCGAGGGACGGAGTGGCTGATGAAACAACCCAACGTAATAATGGGCGGCGGATGTCGAGGGGCAGGAGCGAATTCATTCATGATTTCCCTTCACAAAAACTACAGCGAGTACGACGAATTCATGTATCAGTACAGGCGTGAATGGGGAGACGCCATAGACGATGTTCAACCTATCCTCGTAAATCTGGTCGGAAGAGAGCTTCTAAAGCCCCTGAACTTGAAGTATCTTGCGG
- a CDS encoding methylglyoxal synthase, with the protein MIPRRNIALVAHDNKKDDLVEWADFNKGTLAVHNLYATGDTGKRIMEKTSLRLTLLKGGSYGGDMELGALIANEKLDYLIFFWDPLQSLPHDVDVKALLRIAVLYNVPTACNRATADLIISSPLFHSA; encoded by the coding sequence TTGATTCCTCGTAGAAATATTGCGTTGGTGGCGCATGATAATAAGAAGGATGATTTGGTGGAGTGGGCTGATTTTAACAAGGGAACTTTGGCTGTTCATAACTTGTATGCGACTGGGGATACTGGGAAGAGGATAATGGAGAAGACTAGTCTGAGGCTTACTTTGCTTAAAGGCGGGTCTTATGGCGGCGACATGGAGCTTGGCGCTTTGATTGCTAATGAGAAATTGGACTATTTGATTTTCTTCTGGGATCCTTTGCAGTCTCTTCCCCACGACGTCGACGTTAAGGCACTTCTTAGAATAGCTGTCTTGTACAATGTGCCCACTGCCTGTAACAGGGCGACGGCGGATCTAATAATTTCCAGCCCATTGTTTCACAGTGCATAG
- a CDS encoding MGMT family protein — translation MKKEEVRTEEDVIRFLSDKTEFERKVLVATFRIPSGKVSTYKRIAEKIGKPRAYRAAANALHKNPLHPVVPCHRVVRSDGRFGGEKKAAASRRKLVEREGVPIENDGVKMSEKTLY, via the coding sequence ATGAAAAAGGAAGAGGTTAGAACAGAGGAAGATGTGATTCGTTTCTTATCCGACAAAACTGAGTTCGAAAGAAAGGTCTTAGTTGCAACGTTTAGGATTCCAAGTGGAAAGGTCAGCACTTACAAAAGGATAGCGGAGAAAATTGGAAAGCCTCGTGCCTACCGGGCTGCCGCAAACGCTTTGCACAAGAACCCTCTGCATCCCGTCGTTCCGTGCCACCGCGTTGTTAGATCCGACGGAAGATTCGGAGGGGAAAAGAAAGCCGCGGCTTCAAGAAGAAAGCTCGTCGAGAGAGAAGGCGTACCAATAGAGAACGACGGAGTCAAAATGAGCGAGAAGACTCTATATTAG
- a CDS encoding metallophosphoesterase → MKPFSFVHVADIHLGYAQYNLDTRRQDFDNAFKEVVDKTIELKPNFMLVAGDLFHQPRPSNVTLETGISNFRRLKEAGIPVLAVDGGHDSAPNTVTGTILNPLDSAGLLQYLPRHEGASWHNESSYIYGVPNYRTRRKTDEQLPIFLNQNKPTPDQSRFNIFMFHMAMDLPYIDKPYQMEAEGSPELMPDGFNYFAGGHVHKPSTSKFKDGTLAYSGSTETVNYDDAHIDKGFYHVEVDAHGEPTINRVKLETPRRFIVLEPDYTGMLPAKITQAAIQQIKDNDQEGAVIVLVVKGVLPAEASRAEVDLTQIRESAKKALFVYPILRLRETEIPEELIRTIFEGGLKDLKTKSFEYFVQIFSERYSREQAEKIARLAVNILEPLVRKDEEKAKQEMEAYMNAS, encoded by the coding sequence TTGAAACCCTTCAGCTTCGTCCACGTTGCCGACATACACCTGGGATACGCACAATACAACTTGGACACGCGTCGCCAAGACTTCGACAACGCCTTCAAAGAAGTCGTAGACAAAACCATCGAGCTCAAGCCAAACTTCATGCTCGTCGCAGGCGACCTATTCCACCAGCCCAGACCATCAAACGTAACGCTTGAAACAGGCATATCCAACTTCCGACGCCTCAAAGAAGCAGGCATACCCGTACTCGCCGTAGACGGCGGACACGACTCAGCACCCAACACAGTCACTGGCACCATCCTAAACCCATTAGACAGCGCCGGACTTTTACAATACCTACCAAGGCATGAAGGCGCAAGCTGGCACAACGAAAGCAGCTACATATACGGCGTCCCCAACTACCGAACCAGACGCAAAACCGACGAACAACTACCCATATTCCTAAACCAGAACAAACCCACGCCTGATCAGTCACGTTTCAACATCTTCATGTTCCACATGGCCATGGACCTACCCTACATAGACAAGCCTTACCAAATGGAAGCCGAAGGCTCACCAGAACTCATGCCAGACGGATTCAACTACTTCGCAGGCGGACACGTACACAAACCATCAACAAGCAAGTTCAAAGACGGCACCTTGGCTTACAGCGGCAGCACAGAAACCGTCAACTACGACGACGCCCATATCGACAAAGGCTTCTACCACGTTGAAGTTGACGCCCACGGCGAACCCACAATAAACCGAGTCAAACTGGAAACGCCCAGACGCTTCATCGTTCTGGAACCAGACTACACCGGCATGCTACCCGCAAAGATCACGCAAGCAGCTATCCAGCAAATCAAAGACAACGACCAAGAAGGCGCGGTTATCGTGTTGGTGGTGAAAGGCGTCTTGCCCGCCGAAGCCAGCAGAGCCGAGGTAGACTTGACTCAAATCCGCGAATCAGCCAAAAAAGCCCTATTCGTATATCCCATACTGCGCCTAAGAGAAACCGAAATCCCCGAAGAACTCATCCGCACCATATTCGAAGGCGGCTTAAAAGACCTCAAAACGAAATCCTTCGAATACTTCGTGCAAATTTTCAGCGAACGCTACAGCCGCGAGCAGGCTGAAAAAATCGCCCGCCTAGCCGTGAACATTCTGGAACCCTTGGTTCGAAAGGATGAAGAAAAAGCGAAACAAGAAATGGAGGCATACATGAATGCGAGTTGA
- a CDS encoding HEPN domain-containing protein gives MRSAEGNIERRLYDVTCFDAEQATQLFLKAHILKHLGYVPRTHSIRTLFSHLASVPKIDRKTLNKFGSEHRSDLVMLEVAYLKSRYSGEEYNRQDAHECVEIAKKVIQLVKRVAVHL, from the coding sequence ATGAGGTCAGCCGAAGGCAACATTGAAAGAAGATTGTACGATGTGACATGTTTCGACGCTGAGCAAGCAACGCAACTGTTTCTGAAAGCGCACATATTGAAGCATCTTGGATACGTGCCGAGAACACATAGCATACGAACCTTGTTCAGCCACTTAGCGTCTGTTCCAAAAATAGACAGGAAAACACTAAACAAGTTTGGATCTGAACACCGCAGCGACCTAGTCATGCTTGAGGTCGCATATTTGAAATCGCGCTATTCAGGTGAAGAATATAATAGGCAGGATGCACACGAGTGTGTTGAGATCGCCAAGAAAGTGATACAGCTTGTCAAGCGAGTCGCCGTCCATCTATGA
- a CDS encoding VOC family protein, translating to MWFKYTGIRVRDMKRSINFYTKTMGMKVIHRGTMQAGGEYVQLKGDNSPQELELNYYPQGAKHHEEYAEGSELDHLAFWCEDVRKSYPKVLAGGATSAIEPWDERGYTLAFVKDPDGVWIELIGKKVKSARHKRA from the coding sequence ATGTGGTTCAAGTACACTGGAATACGCGTCAGAGACATGAAACGTTCAATCAACTTCTACACCAAAACCATGGGCATGAAAGTCATACACCGAGGAACCATGCAAGCAGGCGGCGAATACGTCCAGCTGAAAGGTGACAACTCCCCACAGGAACTGGAACTCAACTACTACCCACAGGGCGCCAAACACCACGAAGAATACGCTGAAGGCTCAGAGCTAGACCACCTAGCATTCTGGTGCGAAGACGTTCGGAAAAGCTACCCCAAAGTACTCGCCGGCGGCGCAACGTCAGCCATCGAACCATGGGACGAAAGAGGCTACACACTAGCATTTGTCAAAGACCCGGACGGTGTCTGGATCGAACTAATCGGAAAGAAAGTCAAATCAGCTAGGCACAAAAGAGCATAG
- a CDS encoding nucleotidyltransferase domain-containing protein yields MSSESPSIYEIRQDWKNIVRKLSDAAKAVLGEAEVVPFGSVVAGNAAAASDIDVLIIAKDLPKSAWRKAQIIGKIEEETGLPPFHPVQIHLVTWREAQTNPIYTEVLKTRKK; encoded by the coding sequence TTGTCAAGCGAGTCGCCGTCCATCTATGAAATCAGACAAGACTGGAAGAACATAGTTAGGAAATTGAGCGACGCAGCTAAAGCGGTTCTAGGTGAAGCTGAAGTCGTGCCCTTCGGCAGCGTCGTCGCAGGAAACGCGGCAGCAGCAAGCGACATAGACGTCTTGATCATAGCCAAAGATCTCCCCAAAAGCGCTTGGCGCAAAGCCCAAATCATAGGCAAAATAGAGGAAGAAACTGGTCTCCCACCGTTTCACCCAGTTCAAATACACCTCGTAACATGGCGGGAAGCCCAAACCAACCCGATATACACAGAAGTCTTGAAAACACGAAAGAAATAG
- a CDS encoding ATP-binding protein translates to MRLYKKEGNTIQILSFPNETVEKSDYLLIEDPQQNRAQIVQVIDIQFANIPGLIEDLLRDSSNGESEATGSDYDPLEIASQITIIQDSRILICKIRASLEKARLTTGGTWLPSRTQSTIKRLSTTTLLNLIKINHALPINLGETKDNTQLNIDATTLDGALNIVTGKKGTGKSHLSKILVLGLIQHGAPTVVLDLNGEYAQIGYEANGTKNQHHNKIHVLTPGSNFKVTLAQMKLRVIMNILIHALNLPGTSAREFKRIWQVLDERAELTLKNLGEALRNLKCNQHVKDALHSRYYALINSGFFTDNPSQALNLEDHFYSIRNGGSLVINLRDTALLDRQIVVEYMLGKLTDLLTQHKLKAVFLFAEEAHLYLRETYWDDIVTRMRHHGVFTTFITNQPDTIRENIYRQADNIFLFNFTNEHDLETVSRAAKVDAETVKSIAADLPPQHCILLGNAVKDFPLVARVRSLNVQTMGQTRLFFTTKG, encoded by the coding sequence ATGCGGCTGTACAAAAAAGAAGGCAACACGATTCAGATCTTAAGCTTCCCAAACGAAACAGTCGAAAAAAGCGACTACCTACTCATCGAAGACCCTCAGCAGAACCGAGCTCAAATCGTCCAAGTCATAGACATCCAATTCGCCAACATACCCGGCTTAATCGAAGACCTACTACGCGACTCATCAAACGGCGAAAGCGAAGCAACAGGCTCAGACTACGACCCCTTAGAAATAGCCAGCCAAATCACCATCATACAAGACAGCCGCATACTCATATGCAAAATAAGAGCCAGCCTAGAAAAAGCACGCCTAACCACAGGCGGCACATGGCTACCCAGCAGAACACAATCAACCATAAAGCGCCTATCGACAACGACCCTGCTCAACCTCATCAAAATCAACCACGCATTACCCATCAACCTCGGCGAAACCAAAGACAACACCCAACTCAACATCGACGCCACAACCTTAGACGGCGCACTCAACATCGTCACAGGAAAAAAAGGCACAGGCAAATCACACCTGTCAAAAATCCTTGTCTTAGGCTTGATCCAACACGGCGCACCCACAGTCGTACTCGACCTAAACGGAGAATACGCACAAATAGGCTACGAAGCCAACGGCACAAAAAACCAGCACCACAACAAAATCCATGTGCTCACACCCGGCAGCAACTTCAAAGTAACCTTAGCCCAAATGAAACTCCGCGTCATCATGAACATACTCATCCACGCATTGAACCTGCCCGGCACATCAGCCAGAGAATTCAAACGCATCTGGCAAGTGCTCGATGAAAGAGCCGAACTAACCCTAAAAAACCTAGGCGAAGCACTACGCAACCTCAAATGCAACCAACACGTCAAAGACGCCCTCCACTCACGCTACTACGCACTCATCAACTCAGGCTTCTTCACAGACAACCCGTCACAAGCCTTGAACCTAGAAGACCACTTCTATAGCATCCGCAACGGCGGCAGCCTAGTCATCAACCTACGCGACACAGCATTACTCGACCGCCAAATCGTAGTAGAATACATGCTAGGCAAACTCACCGACCTCCTAACCCAACACAAACTCAAAGCTGTCTTCCTATTCGCCGAAGAAGCCCACCTCTACCTACGCGAAACCTACTGGGACGACATCGTAACCCGCATGAGACACCACGGCGTATTCACAACATTCATCACCAACCAACCCGACACCATAAGAGAAAACATCTACCGCCAAGCAGACAACATATTCCTCTTCAACTTCACCAACGAACACGACCTCGAAACCGTAAGCCGCGCAGCCAAAGTCGATGCAGAAACCGTCAAATCCATAGCCGCAGACCTACCACCCCAACACTGCATACTCTTAGGCAACGCAGTCAAAGACTTCCCACTCGTAGCCAGAGTACGCAGCCTAAACGTGCAAACAATGGGACAAACACGACTATTCTTTACCACGAAGGGCTAG
- a CDS encoding NUDIX hydrolase has protein sequence MSREYPTRPLVGTGALILREGRLLLVRRGAQPGLGKWSIPGGMVELGENVQDAMVRETKEEVGFDVEAVKLMDVFDSVTLDDNGRIQYHFVVVNFFARIVGGELKTASDILEAKWVSLDEVEKVNLTRSFREFYAKHRERIMELAALSGEK, from the coding sequence GTGAGTAGGGAGTATCCGACTCGCCCTTTGGTGGGCACTGGCGCTTTGATTCTGCGGGAGGGTAGGCTTTTGCTTGTTCGGCGTGGGGCTCAGCCGGGTTTAGGCAAGTGGAGTATTCCTGGGGGGATGGTGGAATTAGGCGAGAACGTGCAGGATGCAATGGTGCGTGAAACAAAGGAGGAAGTGGGTTTTGATGTTGAGGCTGTGAAGCTTATGGATGTGTTTGACAGCGTTACGTTGGACGATAACGGGCGGATTCAGTATCATTTTGTGGTGGTTAACTTTTTTGCGCGCATTGTGGGCGGGGAGTTGAAGACGGCTAGCGACATCTTAGAGGCTAAGTGGGTTTCGTTGGATGAAGTGGAGAAAGTTAATTTGACTAGGTCTTTTCGGGAGTTTTATGCGAAGCATCGTGAAAGGATTATGGAGTTAGCTGCTCTTAGTGGTGAAAAATAG
- a CDS encoding FprA family A-type flavoprotein, with product MTNTPNTEPLKIAPDVHWVGINDEQIELFEGLWEIPEGVSLNSYLILGSEKTALIDSVLNLYAEEHLEKIKHLINPSNVDYIILNHMEPDHTGALPRILETAPNAQVVLTPMALNLLKHYYHTEPKTILTKSDNLTINLGGKTLRFIQTPWLHWPETMTTHLIENNILFTCDTFGSFKRLPNGSIMETDIKNINEYMHNASKKYFAGVFSGQREWILKATKKLQDMKIEPKILAPSHGPVYTVNAKRIMNTWTSWSRPDYTRKVVIASGSMYGMTAKLVKAITEGIEEAKGQAVAFDLSHQVPVDVLTEVLDAPALMIGSPTYEHEIFPKVKQFINLLELKKLSDRHVGVFGSYSWSGEATRKLAEQLVTIGFRLVGKPITVLGSPTQEDLEKAKALAKKVTETAFSERGL from the coding sequence TTGACCAACACGCCAAACACTGAACCCCTAAAAATCGCCCCCGATGTCCACTGGGTAGGAATCAACGATGAACAAATAGAACTGTTCGAGGGACTCTGGGAAATCCCCGAAGGCGTCTCCCTCAACTCCTACCTAATCCTAGGCTCCGAAAAAACCGCACTCATCGACTCAGTACTCAACCTCTACGCCGAGGAGCACCTAGAAAAAATCAAACACTTAATCAACCCTTCAAACGTCGATTACATAATCCTCAACCACATGGAACCAGACCACACAGGCGCCTTGCCCCGAATCCTAGAAACCGCACCCAACGCGCAAGTAGTCCTCACACCCATGGCATTAAACCTACTCAAACACTACTACCACACAGAACCCAAAACCATCCTCACTAAAAGCGACAACCTAACCATCAACCTAGGCGGCAAAACCCTCAGATTCATCCAAACACCATGGCTCCACTGGCCAGAAACCATGACCACCCACCTAATCGAGAACAACATATTATTCACCTGCGACACATTCGGCTCATTCAAACGGCTCCCCAACGGCTCAATCATGGAAACCGACATCAAAAACATCAACGAATACATGCACAACGCCTCAAAAAAATACTTCGCAGGCGTCTTCAGCGGACAAAGAGAATGGATCCTCAAAGCCACAAAAAAACTCCAAGACATGAAAATCGAACCAAAAATCCTAGCTCCAAGCCACGGCCCAGTCTACACCGTCAACGCCAAAAGAATCATGAACACATGGACCTCATGGAGCAGACCCGACTACACCCGAAAAGTGGTCATAGCCTCAGGCTCCATGTACGGAATGACCGCCAAACTAGTCAAAGCCATAACCGAAGGCATCGAAGAAGCCAAGGGTCAAGCAGTCGCCTTTGATCTTTCACACCAAGTGCCCGTTGACGTATTGACCGAAGTACTGGACGCGCCCGCCCTGATGATCGGCTCCCCAACATACGAACACGAAATATTCCCCAAAGTAAAACAATTCATAAACCTCCTAGAACTAAAAAAACTCTCAGACCGACATGTAGGAGTCTTCGGAAGCTACAGTTGGAGCGGCGAAGCCACAAGAAAACTAGCGGAACAGCTTGTCACAATAGGCTTCAGACTCGTAGGAAAACCAATCACAGTTCTAGGAAGCCCCACACAGGAAGACCTGGAAAAAGCGAAAGCACTCGCCAAAAAAGTAACGGAAACCGCTTTCTCTGAACGCGGACTATGA
- a CDS encoding nitroreductase family protein, whose product MKKNPVIETMLSHKSIRKYSDKMPSDDVIKAIVRAGQQAPFATQCYSILLSRDQRRNPYKTPLLFTVCVDCHKFEIIMARRNWKLIINDLALLLLAIQDAALMAENMIIAARSLGLGSCLLGNAPYRADKIAEEYDLPQRVFPLVQLVMGFPAEDPPPRPRYPLEFTLFEDKYPKLDEDTVQKAMKQMDEGYLSQDYYRKLNAKIPLSVDREEAFTYDNYSWTEHISRKLGQWDPEPNELLEQLEKRGFYLTGKKK is encoded by the coding sequence ATGAAGAAGAATCCTGTCATTGAAACTATGCTAAGCCACAAATCAATCCGAAAATACTCTGACAAGATGCCTTCGGACGATGTGATAAAGGCAATTGTGAGAGCAGGTCAGCAAGCGCCTTTCGCCACTCAGTGTTACAGCATACTATTGTCGCGAGACCAGAGACGAAATCCCTACAAAACGCCTTTGTTGTTCACGGTTTGCGTTGACTGCCACAAGTTCGAGATTATTATGGCTAGAAGAAACTGGAAGCTAATCATAAACGACCTTGCACTGTTGCTCTTGGCAATTCAAGACGCGGCTTTGATGGCGGAGAACATGATTATTGCAGCAAGAAGCCTCGGACTTGGGAGCTGTCTTTTGGGAAATGCACCTTACAGAGCAGACAAGATTGCGGAAGAGTACGATTTACCACAGAGAGTATTCCCACTCGTGCAATTGGTTATGGGATTTCCAGCGGAAGACCCTCCGCCGCGACCAAGATATCCTTTGGAGTTTACTCTCTTCGAAGACAAATATCCAAAGCTGGATGAAGACACTGTCCAAAAAGCCATGAAGCAAATGGACGAGGGATACCTTAGCCAAGACTATTACCGCAAGCTCAACGCAAAAATACCACTATCAGTCGACCGTGAAGAAGCATTCACGTACGACAACTACAGCTGGACAGAACACATCAGCCGCAAGCTAGGTCAATGGGACCCGGAGCCGAATGAACTGCTAGAACAACTTGAGAAACGAGGTTTCTATCTCACCGGCAAGAAAAAGTGA
- a CDS encoding glutaminyl-peptide cyclotransferase: protein MRKRVLAGVLVVIMVLVFGAVAFVLLTNGPENPVPLHYAFDIVNVYPHDAGAFTQGLVFEDGFLYEGTGLYGQSSLRRVELETGEVLQVYNLGREFFGEGVTVFGDRVIQLTWRSNKGFVYDKYSFDLLQEFSYPTEGWGITHDGGRLIMSDGSATLYFLDPVTFEGVGQVEVRDPEAGSVARLNELEYIEGYVYANVWQEERIAVIDPQSGQVVKWIDLTGLRDLQSPGADVLNGIAYDAVGDRLFVTGKRWSQLYEIKLTPSQ from the coding sequence ATGAGAAAGCGAGTTTTAGCCGGTGTACTAGTTGTCATAATGGTACTTGTGTTTGGCGCTGTTGCATTTGTTTTGCTGACGAATGGTCCTGAAAATCCTGTGCCGCTGCACTATGCTTTTGATATCGTTAATGTGTATCCTCATGACGCCGGTGCTTTTACGCAGGGGCTTGTGTTTGAGGATGGTTTTTTGTATGAGGGCACGGGGCTTTATGGTCAGTCGTCGCTTCGCCGTGTTGAGTTGGAGACTGGTGAGGTTTTGCAGGTTTACAATTTAGGGAGGGAGTTTTTTGGTGAGGGTGTTACGGTTTTTGGTGACCGGGTTATTCAGTTGACTTGGCGGTCTAACAAGGGCTTTGTTTATGATAAGTATTCTTTTGATTTGTTGCAGGAGTTCTCTTATCCTACGGAAGGCTGGGGAATCACGCATGATGGTGGTCGGTTGATTATGAGTGATGGGTCTGCGACTTTGTATTTTTTGGATCCTGTGACGTTTGAGGGTGTTGGGCAGGTTGAGGTTCGTGATCCTGAAGCTGGTTCTGTGGCTAGGCTTAATGAGCTTGAGTACATCGAGGGGTATGTGTATGCTAACGTTTGGCAGGAAGAGAGAATAGCTGTAATTGATCCTCAAAGTGGGCAAGTCGTGAAGTGGATAGACTTAACTGGTTTACGAGACTTGCAGAGTCCGGGTGCGGATGTGCTTAATGGAATCGCTTATGATGCTGTGGGAGACAGGCTTTTTGTAACCGGTAAAAGATGGTCTCAGCTTTATGAGATCAAGTTGACCCCTTCACAGTAG